The segment GGAAGCAGTGCAGCTTGAGATGCAAAGAAGAAAAGCCTTTGCAGAGAAACATGGTATTAAAAAGATAGACTACGCCACCATAGATAATCCCTTTGCAGGCAGGGTAATCTGCGGCCATTGCGGGAGCCCCTTTGGGAGAAAGGTGTGGAACTCTACCAATGATAGCCTGAGAAGGATAGTCTGGCGGTGCAATAATAAGTACGCTACTAAAGGAGAAAAAGGCTGCGAGAACAAGCATGTGGATGATGGGGTTTTATACCAGGCATTTATAAATACCTTTAATGCCATGCTGGAGAATAAAGATTACTTCATGGAGAAATGGTGGCAGAAGCAAGACAGCGGGGATTTACTTGAGAGATACAAGGCGCAGCAGTTTATGAGGATTATTAAAGAAGCTAAACCTAAGCAAGAGTTTGATATGGATTTATACTTTAAACTGGTTGAGAAGCTGACGGTGATTGAAGGAGATAAAATAATTATAACCCTGCTTGATGGGACGGAAGTTGAATGTGAATTTTTACCCAGGTGAATGCGACAACCCTCCAATCGTGCAAGTCTAATAATCGGTTAGCTGCCTTCGGTTGGTTTTAAATACCAATATTTTTAAAAAAAAGGAAGTATTGCAGGGGAATTAGGACGGGCGAAAAAAGAGATAGAGAGGTAATGGGAAAATATGCCTAATAAGGATGGTGAAATATGTACTCACACGGGCTTTATAAAATAAATGGTTTCTTTTCCTATTATCATTTTACTTGTTTGAAAAGGATGGTACATATCATTTTCGGGTGAGGTGCAATGGCGGTGTC is part of the Metallumcola ferriviriculae genome and harbors:
- a CDS encoding recombinase family protein, yielding MYKDYLDGKGPNRIARELEDEGVLNWNGKAKWYESSIRKMLSNEKYKGDALLQKTYTVDFLTKKRTENNGQVPKYYVEESHPAIIDKDMWEAVQLEMQRRKAFAEKHGIKKIDYATIDNPFAGRVICGHCGSPFGRKVWNSTNDSLRRIVWRCNNKYATKGEKGCENKHVDDGVLYQAFINTFNAMLENKDYFMEKWWQKQDSGDLLERYKAQQFMRIIKEAKPKQEFDMDLYFKLVEKLTVIEGDKIIITLLDGTEVECEFLPR